In the uncultured Methanobacterium sp. genome, one interval contains:
- a CDS encoding PAS domain S-box protein, which yields MTKILIVEDEAITAMDIKHSLINFGFEVVGTAASGDEAIKKAQELKPDLILMDVTLKGDMDGIEATRKIKIHLDIPVIYMSAFTDKNTYERLKLTNPYGFVSKPVSSELLVISIEAAVYKHDLDKKLAESEEHLRLIFDSSKDFIYSYDLEGRFTSANKHFCDSANLTKDEIIGKTGPELGLPKKQSEKWAKIRQQVYETDSTVKMITSSIGLDQKVYEYEVILNPLHDINGEIVGISGVSRDLTEHKMLKKELNEVDELFQNLYNNAQLGIVIGDTKGHIINCNSAFEDMLGYSLEELQNMSFEEFTHPDFVSEEMSKLESLRNGKIKFFEMEKKFIRKDKNAVWGKITIGFGISTNGKPINSLVIVENIDERKKSEQEILDYAAQLKAIFDLSDRALAVTDTKGHWINVNKYFLNELGYAEQEFLKLTSLDITHPDDVKKTSELFLKLLSGEIDDYRIEKRYKTKEGEFKWFDISAKPIKDKNNRITSVLGAGLPIDKKD from the coding sequence ATGACTAAAATTTTAATCGTGGAAGATGAAGCCATTACTGCAATGGATATCAAACATAGTTTAATAAATTTTGGTTTTGAAGTTGTAGGAACTGCTGCTAGTGGTGATGAAGCAATTAAAAAGGCTCAGGAACTAAAACCAGATTTGATTTTAATGGATGTCACCTTAAAGGGTGATATGGATGGGATTGAAGCAACAAGAAAAATCAAAATTCATCTAGATATTCCAGTTATATATATGAGTGCTTTTACAGATAAAAATACTTATGAAAGACTTAAACTTACCAATCCCTATGGTTTTGTGAGTAAACCGGTTAGTTCTGAGTTATTGGTGATTTCTATTGAAGCAGCTGTTTATAAACATGATCTCGATAAAAAATTAGCTGAAAGTGAAGAACATTTAAGATTAATTTTTGATTCCAGTAAAGATTTTATTTACAGTTATGACCTTGAGGGGAGATTTACCAGCGCAAATAAGCATTTTTGTGATTCTGCGAATCTTACTAAAGATGAGATCATAGGTAAAACCGGACCAGAGCTGGGTTTACCCAAAAAACAGAGCGAGAAATGGGCTAAAATACGCCAGCAGGTTTATGAAACTGATTCAACCGTTAAAATGATCACGTCTTCAATTGGCCTAGACCAGAAAGTTTATGAATATGAAGTAATTTTAAATCCACTACATGACATAAACGGAGAAATTGTGGGTATTTCCGGGGTAAGCAGAGATTTAACTGAACATAAAATGTTAAAAAAAGAATTGAACGAAGTTGATGAGCTTTTCCAGAACCTGTATAACAATGCCCAACTGGGCATAGTAATAGGAGATACTAAAGGACATATAATTAATTGTAACTCTGCATTTGAGGATATGCTTGGTTACAGCTTAGAAGAACTCCAGAACATGAGTTTTGAAGAATTCACCCATCCAGATTTTGTATCTGAAGAAATGTCGAAACTTGAAAGTTTGCGTAATGGAAAGATCAAATTCTTTGAAATGGAGAAAAAATTCATTCGCAAAGATAAAAATGCTGTATGGGGTAAAATAACCATAGGATTTGGTATTTCAACCAATGGGAAACCTATTAACTCCCTTGTCATTGTGGAAAATATTGATGAACGTAAAAAATCAGAACAAGAAATACTGGATTATGCTGCCCAACTTAAAGCTATTTTTGATTTATCTGATCGGGCTCTGGCAGTCACCGATACAAAGGGACACTGGATTAATGTAAACAAATATTTCTTAAATGAATTAGGTTATGCTGAACAGGAATTCTTAAAATTAACTTCTTTAGATATTACGCACCCAGATGATGTGAAAAAGACATCTGAGTTATTTTTAAAACTTTTATCCGGAGAAATTGATGATTACAGGATAGAAAAAAGATATAAGACCAAAGAAGGGGAATTTAAATGGTTTGATATTTCAGCAAAACCAATTAAAGATAAAAATAACAGGATAACATCAGTTCTGGGTGCGGGACTTCCCATTGACAAAAAAGACTAA
- a CDS encoding MFS transporter, with protein MDTEKLWTKDFILVSVMNLFIALTLYLLLVTTPSYALNEFHTSTSIAGLVSGIFIIGGLFGRLGIGRIIDDVENRKVLILSALIFTITSAFYLVANNLPLLILNRFIQGMAFGVATTTLGTIVANIIPLHRRGEGIGYFMMSTIIATAIGPFLGIILLEYASFYIIFIFNLILSLLFLAISFTVNEPQHILPKPEKTENKGKFKISNFLEFKAIPISVVALIMSFAYSSVLTFISIYAQEIHLVEAASMFFVVYAAVVLLSRPFSGRLLDSKGANIVMYPCLFIFAIAMLLFSQAKLGITLLLAGALFGLGYGNFQSVAQAIAIKAAPLHKVGLATATFFMFYDLGFGIGPYLFGLIIPFTGYRNLYSIMIVVILAAILLYYTVHAKKGQQTNTS; from the coding sequence ATGGATACAGAAAAATTATGGACAAAAGACTTTATCCTGGTATCGGTGATGAATCTTTTTATTGCACTGACTTTATACTTACTGCTGGTTACTACTCCTTCTTATGCTCTAAATGAATTCCATACCTCAACCAGTATAGCTGGTCTGGTTTCAGGTATTTTTATTATTGGGGGCTTATTCGGACGATTAGGGATTGGGCGCATTATTGATGATGTGGAAAACAGGAAAGTTTTAATTCTCAGTGCGCTGATTTTCACCATCACATCTGCATTTTATCTGGTGGCAAACAATTTACCCCTGTTGATACTCAACCGATTCATACAGGGAATGGCCTTTGGAGTGGCAACTACAACCCTGGGAACAATTGTTGCTAATATTATTCCACTTCATAGGCGAGGGGAAGGTATTGGTTATTTCATGATGAGTACAATAATAGCAACAGCAATTGGTCCTTTTTTAGGAATCATTTTACTCGAGTATGCCAGTTTTTACATAATTTTCATTTTTAATCTAATATTATCTCTTTTATTCCTTGCCATATCCTTTACAGTTAATGAACCTCAACATATTTTGCCCAAACCAGAAAAAACCGAAAATAAAGGTAAGTTTAAAATTTCAAATTTCCTGGAATTTAAGGCAATACCCATCTCTGTAGTTGCGTTGATCATGAGTTTTGCCTATTCCAGTGTGTTAACTTTCATATCAATCTATGCTCAGGAGATTCATTTAGTAGAAGCTGCAAGCATGTTCTTTGTAGTATACGCAGCAGTAGTCCTCCTATCTCGACCATTTTCGGGCCGTCTACTTGATTCTAAAGGTGCAAATATTGTAATGTATCCTTGCCTTTTCATTTTCGCAATTGCAATGCTCTTATTCAGCCAGGCCAAGCTTGGAATTACTTTACTACTGGCTGGAGCACTGTTTGGTTTAGGTTATGGTAATTTTCAATCCGTTGCCCAGGCAATTGCCATTAAAGCAGCCCCACTGCATAAAGTAGGATTGGCAACAGCTACTTTTTTCATGTTTTATGATTTGGGATTTGGTATCGGGCCCTATTTGTTCGGATTAATCATTCCTTTCACTGGATACCGAAATTTATATTCAATAATGATTGTGGTCATACTCGCTGCCATCCTACTGTACTACACGGTACATGCCAAAAAAGGCCAACAGACCAATACCAGTTAA
- a CDS encoding CPBP family intramembrane glutamic endopeptidase has product MMIKSKNPNGTNSISKNQIVNWKLYIILLVASILGSLAVLPYTLTLQGSILQNLPVPLYVLVISQLIQAVILFAITIFIGLYLAKKVGLGLPILEGWLEGREVKSYLKSILGLSIGLGLLAGIIITVLDYLFSVAGVAINVTQTSINPPVWMGFLASFYGGINEEIMLRLFLMTLIVWILFKVKKTKEGKPTKIGMWLAIILAAIFFGAGHLPAVMTLTTLTPLVIIRTIVLNSVAGIICGWLYWKKGLESAMISHFSADIVLHVIVPLMVLI; this is encoded by the coding sequence ATGATGATTAAAAGTAAAAACCCAAATGGAACAAATTCAATTTCAAAAAATCAGATTGTTAACTGGAAATTATATATCATTTTACTGGTTGCAAGTATTTTAGGGTCCTTGGCAGTGCTGCCTTATACTCTAACACTTCAAGGAAGCATACTACAAAATTTACCAGTACCACTATATGTCCTGGTGATTTCTCAGCTCATTCAGGCAGTGATACTCTTTGCTATAACCATCTTCATCGGCCTTTACCTGGCCAAAAAAGTTGGATTGGGACTTCCTATTCTGGAAGGGTGGCTTGAAGGTAGAGAAGTTAAAAGTTACTTAAAATCAATACTGGGATTGTCAATTGGACTGGGATTACTCGCAGGAATAATCATAACTGTTTTAGATTATCTGTTTTCGGTTGCAGGGGTGGCAATTAATGTAACTCAAACTTCCATTAATCCACCGGTATGGATGGGATTTTTAGCATCGTTCTACGGTGGAATAAATGAAGAAATCATGTTAAGATTATTTTTAATGACTCTTATTGTGTGGATACTTTTTAAAGTGAAAAAAACCAAGGAAGGGAAACCAACCAAGATAGGTATGTGGTTAGCTATTATTTTAGCAGCCATATTTTTTGGTGCAGGACACTTGCCAGCAGTAATGACTCTAACCACCCTCACACCACTGGTTATAATCCGTACCATCGTTTTAAACTCAGTGGCTGGAATAATATGCGGGTGGCTTTACTGGAAGAAAGGTTTAGAATCAGCCATGATATCCCATTTTTCTGCAGATATCGTGTTGCACGTAATCGTGCCATTGATGGTATTGATCTAA
- a CDS encoding TetR/AcrR family transcriptional regulator — protein MTISDRKEREKEMRRKDIIDTAEKLFFEKGYENISMADIAKGTELGRSTLYLYFKNKKEIYLAISIRGTQILNKMFQENYNKGETGIEKVEMLLDAFYRFYKEYPAYYDVNWTSYKVLIDHDQPPMEEIKRSRIECFSLFGKALQEGMKDETIRSDIDPVKTNLVLALSMQNVFNLPPTIKMHMKNNDLTQEELIEYTMDMMIQSLEN, from the coding sequence ATGACAATATCCGATAGGAAAGAAAGAGAAAAAGAAATGCGGCGAAAGGATATAATCGATACTGCCGAGAAATTATTCTTTGAAAAAGGCTATGAGAATATTAGCATGGCAGATATAGCCAAAGGAACAGAATTAGGTAGAAGTACATTGTATCTCTATTTTAAAAATAAAAAAGAAATATATCTGGCCATATCAATTAGAGGTACACAGATTCTAAATAAAATGTTCCAAGAGAATTACAATAAAGGAGAAACTGGTATTGAAAAAGTTGAAATGCTTTTAGATGCATTTTATAGATTCTATAAAGAATACCCTGCTTATTATGATGTAAACTGGACTTCATACAAGGTTTTAATTGATCATGACCAGCCACCAATGGAAGAAATAAAAAGAAGCAGAATAGAATGTTTTTCTTTGTTTGGTAAAGCGCTTCAAGAGGGCATGAAAGATGAAACAATTAGATCAGATATAGATCCAGTAAAAACAAATCTAGTTTTAGCTTTATCCATGCAAAATGTATTCAATCTTCCCCCAACAATCAAAATGCATATGAAAAATAATGATCTGACGCAGGAGGAACTAATTGAGTACACTATGGACATGATGATACAATCATTAGAGAATTGA
- a CDS encoding PAS domain S-box protein, which produces MTDVKIFLVGDDTVEARDIKKILESFHYSVSYMAKGEEIINKTLEIMPDLILMDLITPDKQDIIDTIFKLKKLNIPAIFLVNNSDETVIEKTRLIEPYIYLTKPFDAVEINYAIELAIYKNNMEQSLAKSEKARMKSEETFSSLFKTMTLGLVYQDSTGKVISANPAAEKILGLTIDEMNGRTSADPRWKSIHEDGSKFPGKDHPSMVALKTGKKVKNIIMGIFNPKKNENTWIKIDAIPQFKEGELRPYQVYTTFEDITSRKKAEDNQKTLSEQLQLALDAAKMGWWHYDPLNDISTYDDKYKEIFGVSGSECPNQEILKLLHPDDIQAVGEKLAKALDPTRPQPYSAEYRIYRDNDIRWIEAHGMATFEGEKDQKHATSLVGTVVDVTERKKIQENLIESRNKLNTVIESMNDAVFVSDVEGNFIDFNEAFATYHKFKNKEEVYRTLSEFTDYIDVYFEDGTLAPLDMWAVPRALRGEKVFNERYIIQRKDTGEKWWGSYSFGPITDKKGEITGSVVVGRDITEIKKNEEKYRNALDNMMEGCQIISPDWRYVYVNEAAAKHAKLEKENLMGHTMMEVYPDIVDTEMFSMLKEAMKKRKSNQMENYFIYPDGTGRWFELRVFPVPEGIFILSIDITDRKKAKQKLIESNKFNANIIDSMGDGFSILDVNGVHLDVNRALSQMTGFSREELIGTGLPHPYWPPEETVNIQANLEKVLKGNLKEVELIFKRKNGVRFPVILSPSILTDDEGKITAVFGTFKDISERKKLEMDLKESEQKFKMVADFTYDWEYWISPDKSLLYVSPSCERISGYKPEEFQDDPELLVKITHPDDKEIILEHENELFTAEINAYIEFRIIKKNGEEIWISHNCQPIFTENGEFLGRRASNKDINDRKNAENALSESEHKFRELLENAADALFVHDFDGNIMDVNRQAIESLGYTREELLQMNVMDIELDFNLESAQKEWSKIESGKPLTLYGHQKRKNGTDFPVEIRFAGVEINDKKLIMGLVRDITSIKKAEKELRESEEKYRYVVETASEGVALFDKKGTVIGTNPKALELTGFKDVTGKNVTQIASKLKINSNEALNAFKNILIGKSVPPEWEYVNRKGETKFVKANYSPMKKDGKIEGIVLVLEDITDLKLREKALRENEQFLENIIENIPDVIFVKTADELKFERVNEAAERIWGFRRDELIGKTDYDFFTKDEADFYTKKDREVLNRKKLQDIPEETIHTKNRGERILHTKKIPLLDEKGHPNYLLGISEDITQRKMAERKIEKSLEEKDDLLREIHHRVNNNMQIISSMLNIQHSYVKEEESKDILKDSQSRVKSMAMIHEKLYTSHDLSHINFKEYAEKLVSEIFYTYEVKIGTIELILNIENVELNMETAIPLGLIINELVTNSLKFAFPQEEGSITIELEINDNHTLTVADDGIGLPQDFDFEKIDSLGLDLVNSLVNQLDGNITIDRSHGTKYNINFHELDYSKRF; this is translated from the coding sequence ATGACAGACGTCAAAATCTTCTTGGTGGGGGATGATACTGTTGAGGCCAGGGATATAAAAAAGATTCTTGAATCTTTTCATTATTCAGTATCTTACATGGCTAAAGGCGAAGAAATAATTAATAAAACACTAGAAATAATGCCAGATCTTATTTTAATGGACCTTATCACCCCTGATAAACAGGATATTATTGATACTATTTTTAAGCTGAAAAAACTTAATATTCCAGCCATATTTTTAGTTAATAATTCTGATGAAACTGTTATTGAAAAAACCAGACTTATTGAGCCGTATATTTATTTAACCAAACCTTTTGATGCTGTTGAAATTAATTACGCAATTGAACTAGCTATCTACAAAAATAATATGGAACAATCACTGGCAAAAAGTGAAAAAGCCCGGATGAAAAGTGAAGAAACTTTTAGCAGTCTTTTCAAAACCATGACTCTGGGCCTGGTTTACCAGGATAGTACTGGTAAAGTAATATCTGCAAATCCAGCAGCAGAAAAAATATTGGGCCTTACCATTGATGAAATGAATGGAAGAACTTCAGCTGATCCTCGCTGGAAAAGTATTCATGAAGATGGATCCAAATTTCCGGGTAAAGACCACCCCTCCATGGTGGCTTTAAAAACTGGAAAAAAGGTTAAAAATATTATTATGGGTATTTTTAACCCTAAAAAAAATGAGAACACTTGGATTAAAATAGATGCCATCCCCCAATTTAAAGAAGGTGAATTAAGACCATATCAAGTTTACACAACATTTGAAGATATTACATCACGTAAAAAAGCGGAAGATAATCAGAAAACACTTTCCGAACAACTTCAACTTGCTCTAGATGCTGCAAAAATGGGTTGGTGGCATTATGACCCACTGAACGATATTTCTACCTATGATGATAAATATAAAGAAATTTTCGGAGTTAGTGGAAGTGAATGTCCGAATCAGGAGATTCTTAAACTTTTGCATCCTGATGACATTCAAGCTGTCGGGGAAAAGTTAGCAAAAGCACTTGATCCTACCAGACCCCAACCATATTCTGCAGAATATCGCATTTATCGTGATAATGACATACGGTGGATTGAAGCACATGGAATGGCAACTTTTGAGGGTGAAAAAGACCAGAAACATGCGACTAGCCTTGTTGGTACCGTAGTTGATGTTACTGAACGTAAAAAGATTCAAGAAAATTTAATTGAGAGTAGGAACAAACTCAACACAGTAATAGAGAGTATGAATGATGCGGTATTCGTTTCTGATGTTGAAGGAAATTTTATTGACTTCAACGAAGCTTTTGCCACCTATCATAAGTTCAAAAACAAGGAAGAAGTTTACAGAACATTATCCGAATTCACTGATTATATTGATGTTTATTTTGAAGATGGTACTTTAGCACCGCTGGATATGTGGGCGGTTCCCAGGGCTCTTAGAGGTGAAAAGGTATTCAATGAAAGATACATTATTCAAAGGAAAGATACTGGTGAGAAATGGTGGGGTAGTTATAGTTTTGGACCTATAACAGATAAAAAAGGTGAAATCACCGGTTCTGTTGTAGTGGGAAGGGACATAACTGAAATTAAGAAAAATGAAGAAAAATATCGAAACGCCCTGGATAATATGATGGAAGGGTGTCAGATTATCAGTCCAGATTGGCGTTATGTTTATGTAAACGAAGCCGCTGCCAAACATGCCAAATTAGAAAAGGAAAATTTAATGGGCCACACCATGATGGAAGTGTACCCGGACATAGTTGATACTGAAATGTTCAGTATGTTGAAAGAGGCTATGAAAAAACGCAAATCAAATCAAATGGAAAATTATTTCATCTATCCAGATGGCACCGGCAGGTGGTTTGAACTACGTGTTTTTCCAGTACCAGAAGGAATTTTCATCCTATCCATTGACATAACTGACCGTAAAAAAGCAAAACAGAAATTGATTGAAAGTAACAAATTCAATGCGAATATCATCGATTCAATGGGTGATGGATTTTCTATTTTAGATGTAAATGGAGTGCATTTAGATGTTAATCGTGCCCTTTCTCAGATGACTGGATTTTCCCGTGAGGAGTTAATTGGAACCGGACTTCCACACCCTTACTGGCCTCCAGAAGAAACTGTTAACATCCAGGCTAACCTTGAAAAGGTTTTGAAAGGAAATTTAAAAGAAGTTGAACTGATTTTTAAAAGGAAAAATGGGGTAAGGTTTCCGGTAATTTTAAGTCCATCCATCCTAACTGATGATGAAGGAAAAATAACCGCTGTTTTTGGAACTTTTAAGGACATTAGTGAACGTAAAAAGCTTGAAATGGATTTAAAAGAAAGTGAACAGAAATTTAAGATGGTTGCTGATTTTACTTACGACTGGGAGTACTGGATCAGTCCGGATAAAAGTTTATTATATGTTTCCCCCTCATGTGAACGTATTTCAGGGTATAAACCAGAGGAATTCCAGGATGATCCAGAGTTACTGGTGAAAATTACACATCCTGATGATAAAGAAATAATTTTAGAACATGAAAATGAATTATTCACTGCAGAAATAAATGCATATATTGAATTCCGGATTATTAAAAAGAATGGTGAAGAAATATGGATCAGTCACAACTGTCAACCGATATTCACGGAAAATGGTGAATTTTTAGGTCGCCGGGCCAGTAACAAAGATATTAATGACCGGAAAAATGCAGAAAATGCACTCAGTGAAAGTGAACATAAATTCAGGGAATTGTTAGAAAACGCTGCAGATGCCCTTTTTGTGCATGATTTTGACGGGAATATAATGGATGTTAACAGGCAAGCCATTGAAAGTTTAGGTTATACCAGGGAAGAGTTATTGCAGATGAATGTGATGGATATAGAACTGGATTTCAACCTGGAAAGCGCCCAGAAGGAATGGTCTAAAATAGAGTCAGGGAAACCTCTCACTTTATATGGTCATCAGAAACGAAAAAATGGAACTGATTTTCCGGTGGAAATACGTTTTGCTGGGGTTGAAATTAATGATAAAAAGCTGATTATGGGTTTAGTTCGTGACATTACCAGTATCAAGAAAGCTGAAAAAGAGTTACGTGAAAGTGAGGAAAAATACCGCTATGTAGTTGAAACTGCATCGGAGGGTGTAGCTTTATTTGATAAAAAAGGTACAGTTATCGGGACAAATCCTAAAGCATTAGAGTTAACTGGATTTAAGGATGTCACAGGTAAAAACGTGACACAAATAGCCTCAAAATTAAAAATAAATTCAAATGAAGCATTAAATGCATTCAAAAATATTTTAATTGGTAAATCAGTTCCCCCTGAATGGGAATATGTGAATCGGAAAGGTGAAACAAAGTTCGTTAAAGCTAATTATAGTCCAATGAAAAAAGATGGGAAAATAGAGGGAATAGTCTTAGTATTGGAAGATATCACTGATCTTAAATTAAGAGAAAAAGCATTAAGAGAAAATGAACAGTTTTTGGAGAACATCATTGAAAACATACCCGATGTAATCTTCGTGAAAACTGCGGATGAACTTAAATTTGAAAGGGTTAATGAAGCTGCAGAACGAATTTGGGGTTTTAGGAGGGATGAATTAATTGGTAAAACTGATTATGATTTTTTCACCAAAGATGAAGCTGATTTTTATACCAAAAAGGATAGAGAAGTTCTAAATAGGAAGAAACTTCAGGATATTCCCGAAGAAACCATCCACACCAAGAACCGGGGTGAAAGGATATTACACACCAAAAAAATACCACTTCTTGATGAAAAAGGTCACCCTAATTATCTGTTAGGTATTTCTGAGGATATTACTCAACGTAAAATGGCTGAAAGAAAAATTGAAAAGTCATTAGAAGAAAAAGACGATTTATTAAGGGAAATTCACCACCGGGTTAACAATAACATGCAGATCATATCCAGCATGCTCAACATCCAACACAGTTATGTTAAGGAAGAAGAGTCGAAAGACATTCTTAAAGATAGTCAAAGTAGGGTTAAGTCCATGGCCATGATTCATGAGAAATTATACACATCCCATGATCTTAGCCATATAAACTTCAAGGAATACGCAGAAAAATTGGTTTCAGAGATTTTTTATACCTATGAAGTTAAAATTGGCACAATTGAACTTATCTTGAATATTGAAAATGTTGAACTGAACATGGAAACTGCAATTCCACTGGGTTTAATCATCAATGAACTGGTAACAAACAGTCTAAAATTCGCATTCCCCCAAGAAGAAGGTTCAATAACCATTGAACTTGAAATAAACGATAATCACACCTTAACTGTTGCGGATGATGGGATTGGCTTACCTCAAGACTTTGACTTTGAAAAAATTGATTCTCTTGGACTGGATTTAGTAAATAGTTTAGTTAATCAGCTTGATGGCAATATTACAATTGATAGAAGTCATGGCACCAAATATAATATTAACTTCCATGAGCTGGACTACAGCAAAAGGTTTTAG
- a CDS encoding MFS transporter — protein sequence MSSSPYKWGVVLIACMAIFIIVLDSSAMNVAISTLVVELNTTLSIIQAIIALYALIIASFMLLGSKIQDILGRKKTFLIGLIIYASGTITATLSINAGMLLLGWAVLEGIGAAMILPATTTIVGASYQGKDKVTAFGIWGGIAAVGAAVGPIVGGIFTTYLSWRLVFGSELVFVVIILLFRHYLTESKPTLKWKDLDIVGALLSIVSLILIVLGILLLSKPQNWGYVSVLVSSGAILFVVFLWWERRRIRKGLEPLSDITLLKNRVFGLGNLNSVIQQIPLAGFLFIIPVFLQQVTKLNAFDTGLALLPASITILIFSLIGARLSSALESKYIIMVGFLIAAAGTYILGGVFNVNTQIIDLVPGTVVFGVGVGLLLSQLTNITMSAAGDDQETDAAGLLNCFKNLGYSMGTALIGVLLLVGIFGGLTAGIETSGVSGNMTTQQIQDGLIGYVEKMQTGTPAIPPELVPYSVQIIDSSISSAMKQTFTVLSLILLLGFITSIFLPRTKKTV from the coding sequence ATGAGCAGTAGTCCATACAAATGGGGAGTAGTTTTAATTGCCTGCATGGCAATCTTTATCATTGTTTTAGATTCATCTGCAATGAACGTGGCCATAAGCACGTTGGTTGTGGAGTTGAACACTACTTTATCAATTATTCAGGCCATTATTGCATTGTATGCCCTGATAATTGCTTCTTTTATGTTGCTGGGGAGTAAAATCCAGGATATTCTGGGCAGGAAAAAAACATTTCTCATAGGTCTGATTATCTATGCTTCAGGGACCATCACCGCTACATTAAGTATCAATGCAGGGATGCTCCTTTTAGGATGGGCTGTTCTGGAGGGCATTGGTGCTGCAATGATTCTCCCTGCCACCACCACCATAGTCGGAGCCAGTTACCAGGGAAAGGATAAAGTAACGGCCTTTGGAATATGGGGAGGTATTGCAGCAGTAGGTGCTGCAGTGGGACCTATAGTGGGAGGAATTTTTACCACATACCTCAGCTGGAGACTGGTATTTGGATCAGAACTGGTATTTGTTGTTATCATATTATTATTCCGGCATTACCTAACTGAATCAAAACCAACCCTCAAATGGAAAGATTTAGACATCGTAGGAGCATTACTTTCAATAGTCTCCCTGATACTGATTGTACTGGGTATTTTACTTCTCAGCAAACCACAAAACTGGGGATACGTGTCGGTGCTAGTGAGTTCGGGTGCAATTCTTTTTGTAGTCTTTTTATGGTGGGAGAGAAGAAGAATCAGGAAGGGCTTAGAACCATTATCCGATATAACTCTCCTGAAAAACCGTGTGTTTGGACTGGGTAACCTGAACTCAGTTATACAGCAGATACCCCTGGCTGGTTTTCTTTTCATCATACCAGTATTCCTGCAGCAGGTCACCAAACTCAATGCATTTGATACTGGTCTGGCCCTCTTGCCTGCATCAATAACTATCCTTATCTTTTCACTCATTGGTGCCAGGTTATCATCGGCTCTGGAGTCCAAGTATATCATTATGGTTGGATTTTTGATTGCCGCAGCAGGAACATACATACTGGGAGGAGTGTTCAATGTAAACACCCAGATAATAGACTTGGTGCCGGGTACTGTGGTTTTCGGTGTGGGTGTGGGTTTATTGCTTTCCCAGTTAACTAATATCACCATGTCCGCAGCAGGGGATGACCAGGAAACTGATGCAGCTGGTTTATTGAATTGCTTTAAAAATCTGGGATACTCCATGGGAACAGCCCTTATCGGGGTTTTACTCCTGGTGGGCATATTCGGTGGATTAACTGCAGGAATAGAAACTTCAGGAGTATCCGGCAACATGACCACTCAACAAATTCAGGATGGTCTTATAGGTTACGTGGAAAAGATGCAGACCGGTACTCCAGCTATACCTCCTGAGCTGGTGCCTTACTCAGTCCAGATCATAGATTCATCCATAAGTTCTGCCATGAAACAAACATTCACCGTATTATCCTTGATCCTACTTTTAGGATTCATTACCAGCATATTCTTGCCAAGAACCAAAAAAACAGTTTGA